Proteins from a single region of Trichoderma asperellum chromosome 3, complete sequence:
- a CDS encoding uncharacterized protein (EggNog:ENOG41) yields the protein MAFWVVGGGNPLGDAAASSSSTPAGQVAAAYIKRGSYSSSYSSSSRIGVGPSSKRRVVYADGSAATTACSDAGCYGITKRPRLDDWGRVIGYHGKGHHAAGCEFEHSGGDPSPSAPTTADGSGSVHVKNLAFLVIREREPSPPPTPPPPSGLSPDHRGGFPPPPHPAPGIGFGPSSFNSAAPMERTQSGLSISSDTSAVDSPCGQGGDCGHHDHPPLLSDLAAARLVRKHVADIRRRRHRDSQHGRILKALINPKSREADFPLDNDALRSIFSAANELFFANRLSQRVTWDWSHPASPQYESHIVGTTALRRSIRLGGYETLIVLSSPILKDTKYNRRLLISTFLHEMIHSFLFITCGIKARHHGGHTEGFRQIAEIIDDWVGKEHLRLRDMEADLERFIHEDEAAPPAADHAPMDGGSTHMNNYHYYDNSNNNPTTMWPVPEWHHVDNRDYRTIEAPQPYKKYPSNNDEWEWHDREGFPAHDNIPLRHH from the coding sequence ATGGCCTTCTGGGTGGTTGGCGGGGGAAATCCGCTTGGTGACGCTGCcgcctcctcatcctccacTCCTGCTGGTcaggtggcggcggcttaCATCAAGCGCGGCAGCTATTCGAGCAGCTAttcgagcagcagccgcattgGAGTCGGTCCCAGCAGCAAACGACGGGTTGTCTACGCGGACGGCAGcgctgccaccaccgcctGCAGCGACGCGGGCTGCTATGGCATCACTAAGCGGCCGCGTCTGGACGATTGGGGCCGCGTTATCGGCTACCACGGCAAGGGCCATCATGCTGCCGGCTGCGAGTTCGAGCATTCCGGCGGCGATCCCAGCCCTTCAGCTCCCACGACAGCAGATGGATCTGGTTCGGTCCATGTCAAGAACCTCGCCTTTCTGGTGATCCGAGAACGGGAGCCGTCTCCGCCGCCGACGCCGCCCCCACCGTCGGGCCTGTCGCCGGACCACCGAGGCGGGTTTCCACCTCCACCGCATCCAGCACCCGGCATTGGCTTCGGCCCATCGTCATTCAACTCGGCAGCCCCGATGGAGCGTACGCAGTCTGGTCTATCCATATCATCCGACACATCTGCTGTAGACTCCCCGTGCGGCCAGGGGGGCGACTGTGGGCATCATGATCACCCGCCGCTACTCAGTGATCTCGCTGCCGCCCGACTTGTGCGGAAGCATGTTGCTGATATCCGCCGGCGGAGGCATCGAGACTCACAGCACGGCCGCATTCTCAAAGCCTTGATCAACCCCAAGTCTAGGGAGGCAGATTTCCCACTCGACAACGACGCCCTCCGGagcatcttctctgccgcaaacgagctcttcttcgcgAATAGGCTGTCACAAAGAGTCACATGGGACTGGAGCCACCCGGCTAGTCCACAATACGAGAGCCATATTGTCGGCACGACCGCTCTACGCCGAAGCATTCGTCTAGGAGGGTATGAGACCCTCATCGTGTTATCATCGCCAATCCTCAAAGACACAAAATACAACCGCCGTCTTCTCATCTCTACCTTCTTACACGAAATGATTCACAGCTTCTTGTTCATCACGTGCGGCATCAAAGCTCGACACCACGGCGGCCATACGGAAGGGTTCCGCCAGATCGCTGAAATAATCGATGACTGGGTTGGGAAAGAACACCTTCGGCTGCGTGATATGGAGGCTGACCTAGAGCGTTTTATCCATGAGGATGAGGCAGCGCCTCCTGCAGCTGACCATGCCCCAATGGACGGTGGCTCAACACATATGAACAACTATCATTATTACGACAATAGCAACAACAACCCTACCACGATGTGGCCCGTCCCTGAATGGCATCACGTCGATAATCGAGATTATCGCACCATCGAAGCCCCTCAGCCTTATAAGAAATATCCTAGCAACAATGACGAGTGGGAGTGGCATGATAGGGAAGGGTTCCCGGCCCACGATAATATACCTCTACGCCATCACTAA